One region of Actinomycetota bacterium genomic DNA includes:
- a CDS encoding FAD-binding oxidoreductase: protein MSETGTLTFKTISEEAYRALEEAVGPENVSREPGVLDGYAWQPTINDDPAKWVKRPVAVVLPASTEEVQAVVRACNRHGLRFKAFSTGWGVYSGPTYDNVVQVDLRRMNRILEIDEKNMYAVVEPYVCGAQLQAEAMKLGLNAHIIGAGPACSPLASATSGWGVGWDGVYMSYGHRNLLGAEWVLPDGEVLHVGSIDSGLGWFNPDGPGPSLRGIMRGSAGALSGLGIFTKCALKLYNWPGPPQMKSEGVLLDNQTEPPEILRFHLCFFPDRASLDDAVYAMGEEELPYLFTRTAVAAYINTFAPHLLQRIAKTVSLRALIGRTLKWNCTVVLVGDSEDEIAYRDRVLKEIVAKNGGLCMEATQARVIGPMMIMNFLRVSAIPMVFRAGGLFSTALARNEAWKTQMDWAETGEAIKQKWIDRGCILDDLADNPFMALYENNCWGHCEEIFQYNARDPKHLAALEPMFVEFSVAAMEMFMEPLSVTDARLREIISPMMGHYNAWQKKISHTLDANRAADTGMYCDEVDFDLSKVDPEVRERLERLVRELTWKEDGPPGKA, encoded by the coding sequence ATGAGCGAGACCGGGACCCTTACCTTCAAGACCATAAGCGAGGAGGCCTACCGCGCCCTCGAGGAGGCGGTGGGGCCGGAGAACGTCTCCCGGGAGCCCGGGGTGCTGGACGGCTACGCCTGGCAGCCCACCATCAACGACGACCCCGCCAAATGGGTGAAGCGCCCCGTGGCGGTGGTGCTTCCCGCCTCCACCGAGGAGGTGCAGGCGGTGGTGCGGGCCTGCAACCGGCACGGCCTCAGGTTCAAGGCCTTCTCCACCGGCTGGGGCGTCTATTCCGGCCCCACCTACGACAACGTGGTGCAGGTGGACCTGCGCCGCATGAACCGCATCCTGGAGATCGACGAGAAGAACATGTACGCCGTGGTGGAGCCCTACGTGTGCGGCGCCCAGCTCCAGGCCGAGGCCATGAAACTGGGCCTCAACGCCCATATCATCGGGGCGGGGCCCGCCTGCTCCCCCCTGGCCAGCGCCACCTCGGGATGGGGCGTGGGCTGGGACGGGGTCTACATGAGCTACGGCCACCGCAACCTGCTGGGCGCGGAGTGGGTGCTCCCCGACGGCGAGGTGCTGCACGTGGGGTCCATAGACTCCGGCCTGGGATGGTTCAATCCCGACGGCCCCGGTCCCTCTCTGCGGGGGATCATGCGCGGCTCCGCGGGCGCCCTTTCCGGTCTGGGTATCTTTACCAAGTGCGCCCTCAAGCTCTACAACTGGCCGGGGCCGCCGCAGATGAAGAGCGAGGGCGTCCTGCTCGACAACCAGACGGAACCGCCGGAGATCCTCAGGTTCCATCTCTGTTTCTTCCCCGACCGCGCCAGCCTGGACGACGCGGTCTATGCCATGGGCGAGGAAGAGCTCCCCTACCTCTTCACCCGCACCGCCGTCGCCGCCTATATCAACACCTTCGCCCCCCACCTCCTGCAGCGCATCGCGAAGACCGTTTCCCTGCGGGCGCTCATCGGCCGGACCCTGAAATGGAACTGCACCGTGGTGCTGGTGGGGGACTCGGAGGACGAGATCGCCTACAGGGACAGGGTGCTCAAGGAGATCGTCGCGAAGAACGGGGGGCTCTGCATGGAGGCCACGCAGGCCAGGGTCATCGGGCCCATGATGATCATGAACTTCCTACGGGTGAGCGCCATCCCCATGGTCTTCCGCGCCGGCGGCCTCTTCAGCACCGCCCTGGCCAGGAACGAGGCGTGGAAGACCCAGATGGACTGGGCGGAGACGGGAGAGGCCATCAAGCAGAAGTGGATCGACCGGGGCTGCATCCTGGACGACCTCGCGGACAACCCCTTCATGGCCCTCTACGAGAACAACTGCTGGGGACATTGTGAGGAGATCTTCCAGTACAACGCGCGGGACCCCAAGCACCTGGCGGCGCTGGAGCCCATGTTCGTGGAGTTCTCCGTGGCCGCCATGGAGATGTTCATGGAGCCCCTCTCCGTCACCGACGCCCGCCTGCGCGAGATCATCAGCCCCATGATGGGACACTACAACGCCTGGCAGAAAAAGATATCCCATACCCTCGACGCCAACCGCGCCGCGGATACCGGCATGTACTGCGACGAGGTGGATTTCGACCTGAGCAAGGTGGACCCGGAGGTTAGGGAAAGGCTGGAGCGCCTGGTCAGGGAGCTCACCTGGAAGGAGGACGGACCGCCCGGGAAGGCTTGA